Proteins encoded together in one Thermomonospora curvata DSM 43183 window:
- a CDS encoding M1 family metallopeptidase, with product MTTAGNSRIAPPQAPRAALRGAMALALAGSLAACQVTLDGGENAQPSRTVPAPTAPPATGPHGADSAGDDYVPGDGNGGYDVQHYKLDLDIRPGGSPELTATADITAKATQRLSRFNLDLAGLTVSEVKVDGAPARYEHEGAELIISPAQPLAKGASFSVTVRYSGTPQPVSKPPLGVYGWVRTSDGVFVACQPSGAHTWFPANDHPSDKATFEFRVKVPEGLTAIANGEPDGGLPGLQRGPGGNRRTDGSLLPGDGAGAGVQPVLLRRRQAAAPVTWRVKEPMAPYLATVTVGRFDVRTGKTAGGIPVITAVDPTVRTTDLEDFHAKNAEITHEFTKLFGPYPFSSTGGLVDNADVGFALETQTRPVYGSFGASEGIVAHELAHMWFGDSVSVTRWKDIWLNEGFATYAEWLWAEKAHGVDPQQEFDALYQQADREELWGIPTGDPGRENMFSSDAVYNRGAMTLHALRKKVGDETFFKILKTWTAEYRHSNATTEQFIEVAERVSGQQLDSFFQAWLYGRTRPPR from the coding sequence GTGACGACGGCCGGAAACTCCCGCATTGCACCTCCGCAGGCCCCCCGCGCCGCCCTGCGCGGAGCCATGGCGCTCGCCCTGGCGGGCTCGCTGGCCGCCTGCCAGGTCACGCTGGACGGCGGCGAGAACGCCCAGCCGTCCCGGACCGTCCCGGCCCCCACGGCTCCTCCGGCGACCGGCCCGCACGGAGCCGACAGCGCCGGGGACGACTATGTGCCCGGGGACGGCAACGGCGGCTACGACGTCCAGCACTACAAGCTGGACCTGGACATCCGCCCCGGAGGCTCCCCGGAGCTGACCGCCACCGCCGACATCACCGCCAAGGCGACCCAGCGGCTGAGCCGGTTCAACCTCGACCTGGCCGGGCTGACCGTCTCCGAGGTCAAGGTCGACGGCGCACCGGCCCGCTACGAGCACGAGGGCGCCGAGCTGATCATCTCCCCGGCGCAGCCGCTGGCCAAGGGCGCCTCCTTCAGCGTGACGGTGCGGTATTCGGGGACGCCGCAGCCGGTGTCCAAGCCGCCGCTGGGCGTCTACGGGTGGGTGCGCACCTCTGACGGGGTGTTCGTGGCCTGCCAGCCCAGCGGGGCGCACACCTGGTTCCCGGCCAACGACCACCCCAGCGACAAGGCCACCTTCGAGTTCCGAGTGAAGGTGCCCGAGGGGCTGACCGCCATCGCCAACGGCGAGCCGGACGGCGGCCTGCCCGGCCTGCAGCGCGGCCCCGGCGGCAACCGGCGCACCGACGGATCGCTGCTCCCCGGCGACGGCGCGGGCGCGGGCGTTCAGCCGGTCCTGCTGCGGCGCCGGCAGGCGGCCGCCCCGGTGACCTGGCGGGTCAAGGAGCCCATGGCCCCCTACCTGGCCACGGTCACGGTGGGCCGGTTCGATGTGCGCACCGGCAAGACGGCCGGCGGCATCCCCGTCATCACCGCCGTCGACCCGACGGTGCGCACCACCGACCTGGAGGACTTCCACGCCAAGAACGCCGAGATCACCCACGAGTTCACCAAGCTGTTCGGGCCGTATCCGTTCTCCTCCACCGGCGGGCTGGTCGACAACGCCGATGTGGGCTTTGCGCTGGAGACCCAGACCCGCCCGGTGTACGGGTCCTTCGGCGCCAGCGAGGGGATCGTCGCCCACGAGCTGGCGCACATGTGGTTCGGCGACAGCGTCAGCGTCACCCGCTGGAAGGACATCTGGCTCAACGAGGGCTTCGCCACCTACGCCGAGTGGCTGTGGGCCGAGAAGGCCCACGGCGTGGACCCGCAGCAGGAGTTCGACGCGCTGTACCAGCAGGCCGACCGGGAGGAGCTGTGGGGCATCCCCACCGGCGACCCCGGCCGGGAGAACATGTTCAGCTCCGACGCCGTCTACAACCGGGGCGCGATGACGCTGCACGCGCTGCGCAAGAAGGTCGGCGACGAAACCTTCTTCAAGATCCTCAAGACCTGGACGGCCGAGTACCGGCACTCCAACGCCACCACCGAGCAGTTCATCGAGGTGGCCGAGCGGGTCTCCGGGCAGCAGCTGGACTCCTTCTTCCAGGCGTGGCTGTACGGGCGCACCCGCCCGCCCCGGTAA
- a CDS encoding RDD family protein: MTQPPQGPSPGDRFWKPPQDQPPGPYGGGGWPPPYGGHYPGHPGSPWEYRDPAAGLAGRWARLGAALIDLILLAAVIGLVTFPFIDYGRVFRTPGGETGYLPTGQWVANFLSIVIAFLYYWLTTYKWGRTLGKQVLGIQVVRAADGGPVTQGQAAGRAAFFTVLGGLCGCIGFLDVAWILWDDRRQALHDKVAQTVVRKIEPGAPDPYAGR; the protein is encoded by the coding sequence ATGACGCAGCCGCCACAGGGCCCCTCCCCCGGGGACCGCTTCTGGAAGCCGCCGCAGGACCAGCCGCCCGGCCCCTACGGCGGGGGCGGGTGGCCTCCGCCGTACGGCGGTCACTACCCGGGCCATCCGGGATCGCCATGGGAGTATCGGGACCCGGCCGCAGGGCTGGCCGGCCGGTGGGCGCGGCTGGGCGCGGCGCTCATCGACCTGATCCTGCTGGCCGCCGTCATCGGGCTGGTGACCTTCCCGTTCATCGACTACGGCCGGGTGTTCCGCACCCCCGGCGGGGAGACCGGGTACCTGCCGACCGGCCAGTGGGTCGCCAACTTCCTCAGCATCGTCATCGCCTTCCTGTACTACTGGCTGACGACGTACAAATGGGGCCGCACGCTCGGCAAGCAGGTGCTGGGCATCCAGGTCGTCCGGGCCGCCGACGGCGGTCCGGTCACCCAGGGGCAGGCGGCGGGCCGGGCGGCGTTCTTCACCGTGCTGGGCGGCCTGTGCGGCTGCATCGGTTTCCTGGACGTGGCGTGGATCCTGTGGGACGACCGCAGGCAGGCCCTGCACGACAAGGTCGCCCAAACCGTGGTGCGCAAGATCGAACCGGGCGCGCCCGATCCTTACGCCGGACGCTGA
- the hppD gene encoding 4-hydroxyphenylpyruvate dioxygenase has translation MDAVVFAVGNARQAAHYYSTAFGMRRVAYRGPETGCPDEAAHVLESGSVRFVLRGPVRAGTDLGRHVAEHGDGVVDLAIEVPDVEAAYEHAVAAGARGLEEPYTLEDEHGKVHLAAIAAYGETRHTLVDRSNYSGPYLPGYVAADPIVEPPKRRYFQAIDHCVGNVERMDEWVDFYHRVMGFTDMAEFIGDDIATEYSALMSKVVADGTRKVKFPINEPADGPRKSQIQEYLEFYGGPGVQHIALATNDILAAVDQMKAAGVEFLDTPDSYYDDPELRARIGEVRVPVEELRKRRILVDRDEDGYLLQIFTHPVQDRPTVFFELIERHGSMGFGKGNFKALFEAIEREQARRGNL, from the coding sequence ATGGACGCCGTGGTCTTCGCCGTCGGGAACGCCCGGCAGGCCGCGCATTACTACTCGACCGCGTTCGGGATGCGCCGGGTGGCCTACCGCGGCCCGGAGACCGGGTGCCCCGACGAGGCCGCCCACGTGCTGGAGTCCGGCAGCGTGCGGTTCGTGCTGCGCGGCCCGGTGCGGGCCGGCACCGACCTGGGCCGCCATGTCGCCGAGCACGGCGACGGGGTGGTGGACCTGGCGATCGAGGTGCCCGACGTCGAGGCCGCCTACGAGCACGCCGTCGCGGCCGGGGCCCGGGGCCTGGAAGAGCCCTACACGCTGGAGGACGAGCACGGCAAGGTGCACCTGGCCGCCATCGCCGCCTACGGCGAGACCCGCCACACCCTGGTCGACCGGTCCAACTACTCCGGCCCCTACCTGCCGGGCTACGTGGCCGCCGACCCGATCGTGGAGCCGCCGAAGCGGCGCTACTTCCAGGCCATCGACCACTGCGTCGGCAACGTCGAGCGGATGGACGAGTGGGTCGACTTCTACCACCGGGTGATGGGCTTCACCGACATGGCCGAGTTCATCGGCGACGACATCGCCACCGAGTACTCGGCGCTGATGTCCAAGGTGGTGGCCGACGGCACGCGCAAGGTCAAATTCCCCATCAACGAGCCGGCCGACGGGCCCCGCAAGTCCCAGATCCAGGAGTACCTGGAGTTCTACGGCGGGCCCGGCGTGCAGCACATCGCGCTGGCCACCAACGACATCCTGGCCGCGGTAGACCAGATGAAGGCCGCCGGGGTGGAGTTTTTGGACACCCCCGACTCCTACTACGACGACCCCGAGCTGCGCGCCCGGATCGGCGAGGTCCGCGTCCCGGTGGAGGAGCTGCGCAAGCGCCGCATCCTGGTGGACCGGGACGAGGACGGCTACCTGCTGCAGATCTTCACCCACCCGGTCCAGGACCGGCCCACCGTGTTCTTCGAGCTGATCGAGCGGCACGGCTCCATGGGGTTCGGCAAGGGCAACTTCAAGGCTTTGTTCGAGGCCATCGAGCGGGAGCAGGCGCGGCGCGGAAATTTGTGA
- a CDS encoding Lrp/AsnC family transcriptional regulator — MAIDELDRRVIELFTAEPRIGVLEASRRLGVARGTVQARLDRLARDGVICGFGPQIDPVALGYTVTAFVTLQIRQVGGHDPVAERLSAIPEVMEAHTITGTGDMLCRIVARSNADLQRVIDQVVAVEGVERTSTVISLATQIPLRTLPLVRAAAARKG, encoded by the coding sequence GTGGCGATCGACGAACTGGACCGGCGGGTGATCGAGCTGTTCACCGCCGAACCCCGCATCGGGGTGCTGGAGGCGTCCCGGCGGCTGGGCGTGGCCCGCGGCACCGTGCAGGCCCGGCTGGACCGGCTGGCCAGGGACGGGGTGATCTGCGGATTCGGGCCCCAGATCGACCCGGTGGCGCTGGGCTATACGGTGACCGCCTTCGTCACGTTGCAGATCCGGCAGGTCGGCGGGCACGACCCGGTGGCCGAGCGGCTGAGCGCCATCCCCGAGGTGATGGAGGCGCACACCATCACCGGGACCGGGGACATGCTGTGCCGCATCGTGGCGCGCAGCAACGCCGACCTGCAGCGGGTGATCGACCAGGTGGTGGCGGTCGAAGGGGTGGAGCGGACCTCCACGGTGATCTCGCTGGCGACCCAGATCCCGCTGCGCACCCTCCCGCTGGTGCGGGCGGCGGCCGCCCGGAAGGGATGA
- the greA gene encoding transcription elongation factor GreA gives MTETRAENVNWLTQEAYDRLKAELEYLSGPGRIEIAQKIEAAREEGDLRENGGYHAAKEEQGKIEGRILQLQHILENSRVGEAPRTDGVVGPGMTVTVAFEDDDEELTFLLASREESGAPIDVYSPQSPLGSAINGKKVGEKATYTLPNGRSMTVEILDATPYAGA, from the coding sequence GTGACCGAGACCCGTGCTGAGAACGTCAACTGGCTCACCCAGGAGGCGTACGACCGGCTCAAGGCTGAACTTGAGTACCTGTCGGGCCCGGGCCGCATCGAGATCGCGCAGAAGATCGAGGCGGCGCGGGAGGAGGGCGACCTGCGCGAGAACGGCGGTTACCACGCCGCCAAGGAGGAGCAGGGCAAGATCGAGGGGCGGATCCTCCAGCTTCAGCACATCCTGGAAAACTCCCGGGTCGGCGAGGCTCCTCGCACCGACGGGGTGGTCGGTCCGGGCATGACGGTCACGGTCGCCTTCGAAGACGACGATGAGGAGCTCACCTTCCTGCTGGCCTCCCGGGAGGAGAGCGGCGCCCCGATCGACGTCTACTCCCCCCAGTCCCCGCTGGGCTCGGCCATCAACGGCAAGAAGGTCGGCGAGAAGGCCACCTACACCCTGCCCAACGGCCGCAGCATGACCGTGGAGATCCTCGACGCCACGCCCTACGCGGGCGCCTGA
- a CDS encoding DUF4307 domain-containing protein: MSTSAGQAAGDQRPRRGGRLGLAVIGVVVAICSVGWAIVMAHVGQVPGISTQTITYRIVDDSTVEIRWQVAKPSGKPVRCVVDALDARFAPVAEQEVIVPAGRSHVERTDILRTTRRAAAARVKECRTI, from the coding sequence ATGAGCACCTCGGCCGGCCAGGCAGCCGGTGACCAGCGCCCCCGTCGCGGCGGCAGACTCGGCCTGGCGGTCATCGGGGTGGTGGTGGCGATCTGCTCGGTGGGCTGGGCCATCGTCATGGCCCACGTCGGGCAGGTCCCCGGCATCAGCACCCAGACGATCACCTACCGGATCGTGGACGACTCCACGGTCGAGATCCGCTGGCAGGTCGCCAAGCCGTCCGGCAAGCCGGTGCGGTGCGTGGTGGACGCGCTGGACGCCCGCTTCGCCCCGGTGGCCGAGCAGGAGGTCATCGTCCCGGCCGGGCGATCGCACGTGGAACGCACCGACATTCTGCGCACCACCCGGCGCGCCGCGGCGGCCAGGGTGAAAGAGTGCCGCACTATATGA
- the mca gene encoding mycothiol conjugate amidase Mca, whose translation MAVHAHPDDESSKGAATMARYAAEGVEVLVVTCTGGERGDILNPAMDRPEIKADIAAVRRQEMARAREILGVQQIWLGFEDSGFPEGDPPPPLPEGCFALQPLQVAAEPLVRAVREFRPHVMLTYDEKGGYPHPDHVMCHRVSVEAFEAAGDPDRYPGTGEPWQPLKLYYHMTFNKERIEALHAAMEKAGLESPYGDWLKRFEERPAPWAVTTRVPCADYFETRDRALLAHATQIDPDGFWFRCPLEVQRQAWPTEDYHLARSLVDTELPEDDLFAGVREKVCL comes from the coding sequence ATGGCCGTCCACGCCCACCCGGACGACGAGTCCAGCAAGGGCGCCGCCACCATGGCGCGCTACGCCGCCGAGGGCGTCGAGGTGCTGGTGGTGACCTGTACCGGCGGTGAGCGCGGCGACATCCTCAACCCGGCCATGGACCGTCCGGAGATCAAGGCCGACATCGCCGCCGTCCGCCGGCAGGAGATGGCGCGCGCCCGCGAGATCCTGGGCGTGCAGCAGATCTGGCTGGGCTTTGAGGACTCCGGCTTCCCCGAGGGCGACCCGCCGCCCCCGCTGCCGGAGGGCTGCTTCGCCCTGCAGCCCCTGCAGGTTGCGGCCGAGCCGCTGGTGCGCGCGGTGCGCGAGTTCCGCCCGCACGTGATGCTCACCTACGACGAGAAGGGCGGCTACCCCCACCCCGACCACGTCATGTGCCACCGGGTGTCGGTGGAGGCCTTCGAGGCCGCCGGCGACCCGGACCGCTACCCCGGGACCGGCGAGCCCTGGCAGCCGCTCAAGCTCTACTACCACATGACCTTCAACAAGGAGCGGATCGAGGCGCTGCACGCGGCCATGGAGAAGGCCGGCCTGGAGTCCCCCTACGGCGACTGGCTCAAGCGCTTCGAGGAACGGCCTGCCCCGTGGGCGGTCACCACCCGCGTGCCGTGCGCGGACTACTTCGAAACCCGCGACCGGGCGCTGCTGGCGCACGCCACCCAGATCGACCCCGACGGCTTTTGGTTCCGCTGCCCGCTGGAGGTGCAGCGCCAGGCATGGCCGACCGAGGATTACCATTTGGCCAGGTCTTTGGTCGATACCGAGCTTCCTGAGGACGATCTGTTCGCGGGAGTCAGGGAGAAAGTGTGTCTGTAG
- a CDS encoding low temperature requirement protein A codes for MSEGTGVLRTRDGNGTRVGFFELFFDLVFVFACTRLSHRMLEHLTWVGAAEALLLLLAVWWAWMYTCWTTNWFDPDHAAVRLMLGAVMLAAMFMAAAIPEAFEARGLWFACGYVTVQVGRTVFVVLTTLRHELGPNFQRVLAWMMPAAVLWIAGGLVHDEARLALWAAAVAVEYTAPWIGYATPGLGRSSTADWTIDARHMAERCQLFVIIALGESMLVMGATLSGLAPASPGAVAAFAVAFAGSVAFWWIYFGRTAEAAAERVAASPDPGRLGRSAYTFIHIVMVAGIVVAAVGDELVIAHPGGHVEGGALATVLGGPALFVMGHALFEKVVFGRLSLARPAASALLGALALLEWTTHLFTPLALAIAALAVLVALAVRDAFIPRPQPVSGP; via the coding sequence GTGAGCGAGGGCACCGGCGTCCTGAGAACCCGCGACGGGAACGGCACCCGGGTCGGTTTCTTCGAACTCTTCTTCGACCTGGTGTTCGTCTTCGCGTGCACCAGGCTCTCCCACCGGATGTTGGAGCACCTGACCTGGGTGGGAGCGGCCGAGGCGCTGCTGCTGTTGCTGGCGGTCTGGTGGGCGTGGATGTACACCTGCTGGACCACCAACTGGTTCGACCCCGACCATGCGGCCGTCCGGCTGATGCTGGGGGCGGTCATGCTGGCGGCGATGTTCATGGCGGCGGCGATCCCGGAGGCGTTCGAGGCGCGCGGCCTGTGGTTCGCCTGCGGCTATGTGACCGTTCAAGTGGGGCGGACCGTCTTCGTGGTGCTGACCACCCTGCGGCACGAGCTGGGTCCCAACTTCCAGCGGGTGCTGGCCTGGATGATGCCCGCCGCCGTGCTGTGGATCGCCGGCGGGCTGGTCCACGACGAGGCCCGCCTGGCGCTGTGGGCGGCGGCCGTCGCGGTGGAGTACACCGCCCCCTGGATCGGCTACGCCACCCCGGGCCTGGGCCGTTCCAGCACCGCCGACTGGACGATCGACGCCCGGCACATGGCCGAGCGCTGCCAATTGTTCGTGATCATCGCGTTGGGCGAGTCGATGCTGGTCATGGGGGCCACGCTGAGCGGCCTGGCCCCGGCCTCACCGGGCGCCGTGGCGGCCTTCGCGGTGGCCTTCGCCGGCAGCGTCGCCTTCTGGTGGATCTACTTCGGCCGCACCGCCGAGGCCGCCGCCGAGCGGGTGGCCGCCTCGCCCGACCCCGGGCGGCTGGGCCGGTCGGCCTACACGTTCATCCATATCGTCATGGTGGCCGGCATCGTGGTCGCCGCGGTCGGCGACGAGCTGGTCATCGCCCACCCAGGCGGGCACGTCGAGGGAGGCGCGCTCGCCACCGTCCTGGGCGGGCCGGCCCTGTTCGTCATGGGACACGCCCTGTTCGAGAAGGTCGTCTTCGGACGACTCTCTCTCGCCCGGCCGGCCGCCTCGGCGCTGCTGGGCGCGCTGGCCCTGCTGGAGTGGACGACCCACCTGTTCACCCCGCTGGCCCTGGCGATCGCGGCCTTGGCGGTTCTGGTGGCCCTCGCCGTCCGGGACGCCTTCATCCCCCGGCCGCAGCCCGTCTCCGGCCCCTGA
- a CDS encoding pyridoxamine 5'-phosphate oxidase family protein yields MGGNKRDQIRMTPEEVAAFLADNFKVQVATVDRDGAPHLVTMFYTLLDGKIAFTTYARSQKVVNLRRNPAMTCLVEDGLEYNELRGVKLKGTGRIIEDPKIRTMVGQVVGSRMAGLPVPELGEPIDPVVAEGIEKALAKRVVVVMEPEHITSWDHRKL; encoded by the coding sequence GTGGGCGGCAACAAGCGCGACCAGATCCGGATGACCCCCGAGGAGGTGGCCGCCTTCCTCGCCGACAACTTCAAGGTGCAGGTGGCCACGGTGGACCGCGACGGCGCCCCGCACCTGGTGACCATGTTCTACACGCTGCTGGACGGCAAGATCGCCTTCACCACCTACGCCCGCTCCCAGAAGGTGGTCAACCTGCGCCGCAACCCGGCCATGACCTGCCTGGTCGAAGACGGCCTGGAGTACAACGAGCTGCGCGGGGTCAAGCTCAAGGGCACCGGCCGCATCATCGAGGACCCCAAGATCCGCACCATGGTCGGCCAGGTGGTCGGCTCCCGGATGGCCGGCCTGCCGGTGCCCGAGCTGGGCGAGCCCATCGACCCGGTGGTCGCCGAGGGCATCGAGAAGGCCCTGGCCAAGCGCGTCGTGGTGGTCATGGAGCCGGAGCACATCACCAGCTGGGACCACCGCAAGCTGTAA
- a CDS encoding ribonuclease Z: MSTRDLLVLGTASAVPTKTRNHNGYLVRWDGQGLLFDPGEGTQRQMIRAGVAAHDIDWICITHFHGDHCLGLPGVIQRIARDEVPHPVRALFPASGHRYWRRLRHAAVFRDTDVVRERPVEGGHAVIETGEAPFTLSARRLDHPVEAYGYRLEEPDGVTMLPDRLAARGITGPMIGRLQREGRVTAPDGRTVTLADCSVPRPGQKLAFVMDTRECEAAYALADGVDMLIIESTFLEEDADLARRYGHLTARQAGRIAAAGGVRRLVLTHFSERYPAEDFPRYAEQAAQAYDGDIVLARDLDRISVPARRKPRAEDG; encoded by the coding sequence ATGTCCACCCGTGACCTCCTGGTGCTCGGCACCGCCAGCGCCGTCCCCACCAAGACCCGCAACCACAACGGCTACCTGGTGCGCTGGGACGGGCAGGGGCTGCTGTTCGACCCGGGGGAGGGCACCCAGCGGCAGATGATCCGCGCCGGGGTGGCCGCGCACGACATCGACTGGATCTGCATCACCCACTTCCACGGCGACCACTGCCTGGGCCTGCCCGGGGTGATCCAGCGCATCGCCCGCGACGAGGTGCCCCACCCGGTGCGGGCGCTGTTCCCGGCGAGCGGGCACCGCTACTGGCGGCGGCTGCGGCACGCGGCCGTCTTCCGCGACACCGACGTCGTCCGGGAGCGGCCGGTCGAGGGCGGGCACGCGGTGATCGAGACCGGCGAGGCACCCTTCACCCTGTCGGCGCGGCGGCTGGACCACCCGGTGGAGGCCTACGGATACCGGCTGGAGGAGCCCGACGGCGTCACGATGCTGCCCGACCGGCTGGCCGCACGCGGCATCACCGGCCCGATGATCGGCCGGCTGCAGCGGGAGGGCCGCGTCACCGCTCCCGACGGCCGCACCGTCACCCTGGCCGACTGCAGCGTCCCCCGGCCCGGGCAGAAGCTGGCGTTCGTGATGGACACCCGGGAGTGCGAGGCGGCCTACGCCCTGGCCGACGGGGTGGACATGCTGATCATCGAGTCGACCTTCCTGGAAGAGGACGCGGACCTGGCCCGCCGCTACGGGCATCTGACCGCCCGGCAGGCCGGCCGCATCGCCGCCGCCGGAGGGGTCCGGCGGCTGGTGCTGACCCACTTCTCCGAGCGTTACCCGGCCGAGGACTTCCCCCGCTACGCCGAGCAGGCCGCCCAGGCCTACGACGGCGACATCGTCTTGGCCCGCGACCTGGACCGCATCTCCGTCCCCGCCCGGCGAAAGCCCCGGGCCGAAGACGGATGA